From the Peromyscus leucopus breed LL Stock chromosome 8b, UCI_PerLeu_2.1, whole genome shotgun sequence genome, one window contains:
- the LOC114686453 gene encoding olfactory receptor 2T27-like — protein sequence MDPKNKTTADFILLGLFPNCRYPNLLIVLILFIYTLASAGNSILILLIWLDPRLHTPMYFLLSQLSIIDLAYISSTVPKAATNYFTGRQSISFFACAAQMFSFLTLGLAECILLTLMAYDRYVAVCNPLRYTILMSPKVCLKMAASTWIGAVAAALVHTIYPMNFPICGSRKINHYFCEMPAILRMSCVDTSVYEMVKFVSTIIFLLAPFTLILTSYTLIFLTVLRMNSPKGKNKALATCSSHLTVVSLYFGQAIFIYMTPTSSHTPDQDQVGAVLGTIVTPMLNPLIYSLRNKEVIGALQKCTSRCCNYDNARSLW from the coding sequence ATGGACCCGAAGAATAAAACTACAGCTGATTTCATCCTGCTGGGGCTCTTCCCCAACTGCAGGTACCCGAACCTCCTCATCGTCCTCATCCTCTTCATCTACACCCTGGCCTCTGCTGGGAATTCCATCCTGATATTACTCATCTGGCTGGACCCCCGCCTtcacacccccatgtacttcttgCTCAGTCAGCTGTCTATCATTGACCTGGCTTACATCTCTAGCACAGTGCCCAAGGCGGCTACCAACTACTTCACCGGGAGGCAGAGCATCTCCTTCTTTGCCTGTGCTGCTCAGATGTTTTCCTTCCTCACCCTTGGTCTTGCTGAGTGCATCTTATTGACACtaatggcctatgaccgctatgtggctgTCTGTAACCCTCTGCGATACACCATTCTCATGAGTCCCAAGGTTTGTCTGAAGATGGCCGCCTCCACCTGGATCGGAGCAGTTGCTGCAGCCCTCGTTCATACTATCTACCCCATGAATTTTCCTATCTGTGGCTCCAGGAAGATCAATCATTACTTCTGTGAGATGCCCGCCATTCTGAGAATGTCTTGTGTGGACACGTCAGTCTATGAGATGGTGAAGTTTGTGTCAACCATTATCTTTCTCCTGGCCCCATTCACTCTGATCCTGACCTCCTATACCCTCATATTCCTCACCGTCCTCAGGATGAACTCTCCCAAGGGGAAGAATAAGGCCCTGGccacctgctcctcccacctGACTGTCGTGAGTCTCTATTTTGGTCAGGCCATCTTCATCTACATGACGCCCACTTCTTCCCACACACCTGACCAAGACCAGGTAGGAGCTGTGCTGGGCACCATCGTGACCCCCATGCTCAATCCTCTTATCTACAGcctgagaaacaaagaagtgaTAGGAGCCCTACAGAAGTGCACCAGCAGATGCTGTAACTATGACAATGCCAGGTCCCTCTGGTGA